The following coding sequences are from one Leptolyngbya sp. NIES-3755 window:
- a CDS encoding putative histidine kinase (similar to AA sequence:cyanobase_aa:LBDG_05310), translating into MQPEQQQRIMGYFIEEAKDHLNTIEQGLLNLQGMMADPELVNEVFRAAHSVKGGAAMLSLHSIQKTAHRLEDYFKILKEAPTIKPDRKLETLLLKVFDVLKEHLEQLQMPAGLDEETAQASLKELEPVFSEIEQHLTQLERQATSVPSDDRTVIQTETVVQDNALLLIFQNDVPAQLREMLQTFRQAETTLNARERLQEICLGLQGLGDAFGLVQWSQLIETANRAIANSENAYRELAPLVITEIKQAQGLVLAGRAKEIAPSEQLKAMAPVQSATDEMDLELADFFAIADSDSSDELDFAGLDFAATDSVEDSSLDSLFELPGLEALSVDSGEMSLDGMFDSMEMEEVPAAIENRKGPDMGMDELNSLADLFESNVPELGDTWQQEEILDSSMLSSSLEDAQEADDFANFLSASSESNGTQTGDLADLFGNDLLEELNTTDSASLETVDDFELPDFSEDVTEFGTIPVIPPESTSPVEGNGAALDLGFDDLDLMTEGASDFEEDESSLDNLGELFAGLNDTDLGLSASDQANELEQVDGFDSTELDGMFEMDASEGLGLDALELNNISDEPIASSQPANEIAADPWDSLELETESIDFALSEQFEIQNGAAKDASELKLDDISGEDLELSSLELDTPEDSVLDALFSGDLTDEASIEDLSFDADESEISSEDLELDQLLDEPLSEPEATSDLDDLSLDEEIDFSLNGFSRLNADEKEVLGLEEGASEESLSEPADPFADLLDFAAPESLLDSEVNSTNGLSASAEDSLTDLLELPSEESISLEIDGASTEELPSEAEDPFADLLSLSSPEAVMNLENDLLNLSSSEAEIALETDNLSTEAIPSETEDPLADLLDFSSTESPIDLDNDLLGLSLTEAAIGLETDNSSIEEQSAAEDSLDTLLDFSSESLSDLDSDLALESLIDLGTDNIFTEEPPSEARDSFADLLDFSSESSDLETDTGLLDLENLIGNQTSTQGASFDQDLDDLHNQFDLSAVEPETAEIKADEEFDLGFVENSTASEDDFSDLSLDLFGSDAADQENSASYQDEFNLDDITSDTSGDVSLDDLDSLLADEDVASEPSNDNSLLSLGMGAAAIATLGAGFAAMQSNDELDSLDDFLNASESSDSQETTDLDELDSLLDEAPSHEAAISDNFDDLESLLADAPEATPQTNIAATNETDAEFGDLEKMLEESDMTMGSAAKSRAAAPQGRRSTRAAKGFSEQTMRVPIKHLDNLSNLVGELVVNRNSLEQDQERLRQSLDNLLYQVQQLSDVGQRMQDLYERSLLESSLLASRQNRSVPFGSSERNSGNGNSIGVEYDPLEMDRFTGFHSLSQEMIELIVRVRESSSDIEFIVDETDQVTRMFRQVTTQLQEGLTRSRMVPFAQTADRLPRAVRDIAMKCGKQAELVIEGRDTLIDKMILEHLYDPMTHLVNNAITHGIEDPEVRRAAGKSPTGKITIRAFHQGNQTVISVSDDGAGVDVERVRSKAIEKGLITAAEAKSASRLDIYDLLFHPGFSTKDQADDFSGRGVGMDVVRTSLSEIRGTISTDSSQNKGTTFTIRLPLTLSISKALCCISDRARIAFPMDGVEDMLDIPKERLQTDAEGKPCITWRDAVLPVRPLRELLNYNRHLSRGTVYGGNQEDDMVSIVILRSAGNYLALQVDQVLGEQEIVIKQLEGPVPKPIGVAGATVLGDGRIMPIADVLELIDLSVGRIRRDAGSMWETGTAQPVVEVVAAKTEPMVLIVDDSITVRELLSMTFNKVGYRVEQARDGQEAWEKLRSGLPCDIVFCDIEMPRMDGLELLSRIQKDPNLSNLPIAMLTSRGADRHRQMAASLGASGYFTKPYLEEALLDAAQRMLKGEVLISANNSGNS; encoded by the coding sequence ATGCAGCCGGAACAACAGCAGCGAATCATGGGCTATTTCATTGAGGAGGCAAAAGACCATCTCAATACGATCGAGCAAGGTTTGCTGAATCTGCAAGGCATGATGGCAGATCCAGAACTGGTTAACGAAGTCTTCCGAGCCGCTCACTCGGTCAAAGGTGGCGCGGCGATGTTGAGCTTGCACAGCATCCAGAAAACGGCTCACCGTCTAGAGGACTATTTCAAGATTTTGAAAGAAGCTCCGACGATTAAGCCCGATCGTAAACTGGAAACGCTGTTGCTCAAAGTGTTTGATGTCTTGAAAGAGCATTTAGAACAGCTACAAATGCCCGCTGGATTGGATGAAGAGACAGCACAAGCGTCGTTAAAAGAGCTAGAACCTGTATTCTCAGAAATTGAACAGCATCTCACTCAATTAGAACGACAAGCAACGAGCGTTCCATCAGACGATCGAACTGTGATACAAACGGAAACTGTTGTTCAGGACAATGCTCTTCTGCTAATTTTCCAAAACGATGTCCCGGCACAACTGCGCGAAATGCTGCAAACATTCCGGCAGGCAGAAACTACCTTGAATGCTCGTGAACGGTTACAAGAGATTTGCTTGGGGCTGCAAGGTTTGGGCGATGCGTTTGGATTAGTGCAGTGGAGTCAGTTGATTGAGACTGCGAATCGAGCGATCGCGAATTCTGAAAATGCTTATCGAGAGCTTGCACCGCTGGTCATCACTGAGATTAAGCAAGCTCAAGGATTAGTTTTAGCAGGACGGGCGAAAGAGATTGCACCGAGTGAACAGCTAAAAGCGATGGCTCCAGTGCAGTCTGCAACGGATGAGATGGATCTGGAATTGGCGGACTTCTTTGCGATCGCAGACAGTGATTCTTCTGATGAGCTTGATTTCGCAGGGTTGGATTTTGCAGCAACCGATTCGGTCGAAGATTCGAGCTTAGATAGTTTGTTTGAGTTGCCAGGGTTGGAGGCGCTCTCGGTAGACTCAGGAGAAATGAGTTTAGATGGGATGTTCGATTCGATGGAAATGGAAGAAGTACCCGCCGCGATCGAGAATCGGAAAGGTCCCGACATGGGTATGGACGAGTTGAACAGCCTTGCTGATTTGTTTGAGAGCAATGTGCCCGAATTGGGAGACACTTGGCAACAAGAAGAAATTTTGGATTCTTCTATGCTCTCTAGCTCGCTCGAAGATGCACAAGAGGCTGATGATTTCGCAAACTTCTTGTCGGCTTCCTCTGAAAGTAATGGAACTCAAACAGGTGACTTAGCAGATTTGTTTGGAAATGATCTACTAGAAGAACTGAATACGACTGATTCAGCATCTTTAGAGACTGTGGATGACTTTGAGTTACCAGATTTCTCTGAGGATGTAACAGAGTTCGGAACGATTCCTGTCATTCCTCCTGAGAGTACATCGCCAGTTGAAGGGAATGGTGCAGCACTAGATTTAGGTTTTGATGACTTAGATCTAATGACAGAGGGCGCAAGTGACTTCGAGGAAGATGAAAGTTCTCTCGATAATCTTGGTGAACTGTTTGCTGGGCTGAATGATACAGATTTAGGGTTGTCTGCATCCGATCAGGCTAATGAGTTAGAGCAGGTAGATGGCTTTGATTCAACTGAGTTGGATGGAATGTTTGAAATGGATGCTTCCGAAGGTCTCGGTTTGGATGCACTTGAATTGAATAATATTTCGGATGAGCCGATTGCCTCATCTCAGCCTGCAAACGAAATTGCTGCTGATCCTTGGGATAGCTTGGAGCTTGAAACCGAATCGATCGATTTCGCTCTGTCTGAGCAATTTGAAATACAGAATGGTGCTGCGAAGGATGCAAGCGAGTTGAAGCTGGATGATATTTCAGGCGAGGATTTGGAGTTATCATCACTAGAGTTAGACACTCCAGAAGATAGTGTTTTGGATGCTCTGTTTTCTGGAGATTTGACTGATGAAGCATCGATCGAGGATTTATCCTTTGATGCAGATGAGTCTGAGATTTCATCAGAAGATTTAGAGCTTGATCAATTACTCGATGAGCCACTGTCAGAACCTGAAGCAACTTCCGATTTGGATGACTTGAGCTTAGATGAAGAAATTGACTTCAGCTTGAATGGGTTTAGCAGACTCAATGCAGATGAAAAGGAAGTGCTAGGGCTTGAAGAAGGTGCAAGTGAAGAATCGTTGAGTGAGCCAGCAGATCCTTTTGCAGATTTACTCGATTTTGCAGCACCCGAATCTTTGCTAGACAGTGAAGTAAATTCTACGAATGGTTTGTCTGCTAGTGCAGAAGATTCATTGACTGATTTGCTGGAATTGCCATCTGAAGAATCAATTAGCCTAGAAATTGATGGCGCTTCGACTGAGGAGCTACCCTCTGAAGCAGAAGATCCATTCGCTGATCTGCTCAGTTTGTCATCGCCTGAAGCCGTGATGAATTTAGAAAATGATTTGCTCAACTTATCATCATCTGAAGCAGAGATCGCCTTAGAAACTGACAATTTATCAACTGAGGCGATACCGTCTGAAACAGAAGATCCATTAGCTGATCTGCTCGATTTTTCGTCTACTGAATCCCCGATCGACTTAGATAATGACTTGCTTGGTTTGTCATTGACCGAGGCAGCGATCGGCTTAGAAACTGACAATTCATCAATCGAAGAGCAATCTGCCGCAGAAGACTCACTAGATACTTTGCTTGATTTCTCATCTGAATCCTTGAGCGACTTAGACAGTGATCTTGCTCTCGAATCCTTGATCGACTTAGGAACAGATAACATTTTTACTGAGGAGCCACCATCTGAAGCAAGAGATTCATTCGCTGACCTGCTCGATTTTTCGTCTGAATCCTCCGACTTAGAGACTGATACTGGACTACTCGATTTAGAGAATTTAATTGGGAATCAAACCTCAACTCAAGGAGCGTCATTTGATCAGGATTTGGATGATTTGCACAATCAGTTCGATTTGAGCGCTGTAGAACCAGAAACGGCAGAGATCAAGGCTGATGAGGAGTTTGATTTGGGCTTTGTGGAAAACTCAACTGCATCTGAAGATGATTTTTCAGACCTTAGCTTAGACCTGTTTGGATCTGATGCCGCAGATCAGGAGAATAGCGCAAGCTACCAAGATGAGTTCAATTTGGATGACATTACTAGCGATACTTCTGGTGATGTGAGTTTGGATGATCTTGATTCGCTGCTGGCAGATGAAGATGTGGCAAGTGAACCGTCCAACGATAATTCGCTGCTAAGTCTTGGAATGGGAGCAGCCGCGATCGCGACTTTGGGCGCAGGATTCGCAGCAATGCAATCCAATGATGAATTAGATAGTCTGGATGACTTTTTGAATGCGAGTGAATCATCTGATAGTCAAGAGACCACAGATTTAGATGAGCTTGACTCGCTACTCGATGAAGCACCAAGCCACGAAGCAGCCATTAGCGACAATTTCGATGATCTAGAATCTCTACTTGCGGATGCTCCAGAAGCAACGCCTCAAACTAATATTGCTGCGACCAATGAGACGGATGCGGAATTCGGCGATCTAGAGAAGATGCTAGAAGAATCCGACATGACGATGGGTAGCGCTGCGAAAAGTCGGGCGGCGGCTCCACAGGGGCGGCGTTCAACTCGCGCTGCTAAAGGATTCAGTGAGCAAACGATGCGGGTTCCGATTAAGCATCTTGATAACCTGAGCAATTTGGTCGGGGAATTAGTTGTTAACCGGAATAGCCTAGAGCAAGATCAGGAGCGTTTAAGACAGTCGCTCGATAACTTGTTGTATCAAGTGCAGCAATTGAGCGACGTGGGACAGCGGATGCAAGATTTGTATGAGCGATCGCTGTTAGAAAGTTCGCTCTTGGCAAGTCGGCAGAACCGAAGCGTTCCGTTTGGTAGCTCGGAACGAAATTCGGGCAATGGAAACTCGATCGGGGTTGAATATGATCCTTTGGAAATGGATCGCTTCACCGGATTCCACTCACTGTCTCAAGAAATGATTGAGTTGATTGTGCGGGTGCGGGAGTCATCGTCTGACATCGAATTTATTGTCGATGAAACAGATCAAGTGACGCGGATGTTCAGGCAGGTGACAACACAATTGCAAGAAGGATTAACGCGATCGCGAATGGTTCCGTTTGCTCAGACTGCCGATCGATTACCTCGTGCCGTTCGTGATATCGCGATGAAGTGCGGGAAACAGGCAGAACTCGTTATTGAAGGACGGGACACGCTGATCGACAAGATGATTCTGGAACATCTTTATGATCCGATGACGCACCTGGTGAATAATGCGATCACACATGGAATTGAAGATCCAGAAGTTCGTCGTGCCGCAGGAAAGTCACCTACGGGCAAGATTACGATTCGGGCATTCCATCAAGGAAACCAAACGGTAATTTCGGTTTCGGATGATGGCGCGGGCGTGGATGTTGAACGAGTGAGATCGAAAGCGATCGAGAAAGGTTTAATCACGGCTGCTGAAGCGAAGAGTGCTTCCCGTCTGGATATTTATGATCTGTTGTTCCATCCTGGATTTAGTACGAAAGATCAGGCAGATGATTTTTCGGGTCGTGGGGTTGGAATGGACGTAGTTCGTACCAGTTTGAGCGAGATTCGAGGCACGATTAGCACCGATTCAAGTCAGAACAAAGGAACGACTTTTACGATTCGATTGCCGTTGACGCTGAGTATTTCTAAAGCGTTGTGCTGTATTAGCGATCGTGCCCGAATTGCATTCCCGATGGACGGGGTGGAAGATATGCTCGACATTCCGAAAGAGCGACTTCAAACTGATGCGGAAGGAAAGCCTTGTATTACTTGGCGCGATGCAGTGTTACCGGTTCGACCCTTGAGAGAACTACTGAATTACAATCGTCATCTGAGTCGGGGAACCGTTTACGGTGGGAATCAAGAAGACGACATGGTGTCGATCGTCATTCTGCGAAGTGCGGGTAATTATCTGGCGCTGCAAGTCGATCAGGTCTTGGGCGAACAGGAAATTGTAATCAAACAGCTTGAAGGTCCAGTGCCAAAACCGATCGGGGTTGCGGGTGCGACAGTGCTGGGAGATGGGCGAATTATGCCGATCGCGGATGTGCTGGAATTGATTGATCTCTCGGTGGGTCGGATTCGACGCGATGCGGGTTCGATGTGGGAGACAGGAACGGCTCAGCCTGTGGTCGAAGTTGTGGCAGCGAAGACCGAGCCAATGGTACTCATCGTGGACGACTCGATCACAGTGCGCGAATTGTTGTCGATGACGTTCAACAAAGTGGGTTATCGAGTCGAGCAGGCTCGCGATGGTCAGGAAGCCTGGGAAAAACTGCGATCGGGTCTACCTTGCGATATCGTGTTCTGCGACATTGAAATGCCGAGAATGGACGGATTGGAACTGCTGTCGCGGATTCAGAAGGACCCGAACTTGTCCAATTTACCGATTGCGATGTTGACTTCACGGGGTGCAGACCGACATCGGCAAATGGCAGCTTCTCTCGGTGCGAGTGGGTACTTCACTAAGCCGTATTTAGAAGAAGCGCTGTTGGATGCGGCTCAACGGATGTTGAAAGGAGAAGTTCTGATTTCTGCCAATAATTCTGGGAACAGTTAA
- a CDS encoding group 1 glycosyl transferase (similar to AA sequence:cyanobase_aa:LBDG_05320): MRIAQVTPLWERVPPPAYGGIELVVSLLTDELVRRGHEVTLFATGDSITLANLESVHPRAIRTDPTVKEYQVYESMQLGHVYQRSHEFDVIHSHMGFATLPYAQFVKTPTVHTLHGVFTSDNEKLYSYARSQNYVSISNAQRKPELGLNYVDTVYNGIDVDSYKFYAEPTEPYLAFLGRLSPEKGPHHAIEIAKRTGMRLKMAGKIDIVDQEFYDEVLAPQIDGEQIQYLGEANHVQKNTLMGGAVATLFPITWKEPFGLVMVESMAAGTPVIAMRLGSAPEVISHGKTGFLCDTVEECVTALERVKDLDRAMCRQHVIEQFSVQRMTDGYEAVYRQLLGEKVFKGNGQLVTQLN, translated from the coding sequence ATGAGAATCGCTCAAGTGACCCCGTTATGGGAGCGTGTCCCGCCCCCAGCTTACGGTGGCATTGAATTAGTAGTGAGCCTGTTGACTGATGAGTTAGTGCGTCGAGGTCATGAAGTCACGCTATTCGCGACGGGTGACTCGATCACATTGGCAAATTTGGAGTCGGTGCATCCTCGCGCAATTCGGACTGATCCGACCGTGAAGGAATACCAAGTCTACGAAAGTATGCAGCTTGGGCACGTATACCAACGATCGCATGAGTTTGATGTAATCCATTCTCACATGGGATTTGCGACATTGCCCTACGCGCAATTTGTGAAAACGCCCACGGTTCATACGCTACATGGCGTATTTACCTCGGATAACGAGAAGCTGTACTCGTATGCTCGATCGCAGAATTATGTGAGTATTTCTAATGCTCAACGCAAACCAGAATTAGGTTTGAACTATGTAGACACGGTGTACAACGGCATTGATGTGGACAGCTACAAGTTCTATGCTGAGCCAACCGAGCCGTATTTGGCATTTCTCGGTCGGTTGTCGCCAGAAAAAGGACCCCATCACGCGATCGAGATTGCGAAGCGGACGGGAATGCGGCTGAAAATGGCAGGCAAGATCGATATCGTCGATCAAGAGTTTTACGATGAGGTTCTGGCTCCACAGATTGATGGAGAGCAGATTCAGTACCTCGGTGAAGCGAACCACGTGCAGAAGAATACGCTCATGGGAGGAGCGGTTGCGACGTTGTTCCCGATTACCTGGAAAGAACCGTTTGGCTTGGTGATGGTCGAGTCGATGGCAGCAGGAACACCCGTGATTGCAATGCGACTGGGATCTGCACCGGAAGTCATTAGTCATGGCAAGACCGGATTTTTGTGTGACACCGTTGAGGAGTGCGTCACTGCTCTGGAACGAGTGAAAGATCTCGATCGTGCAATGTGTCGTCAGCATGTGATTGAACAGTTCAGCGTTCAGCGAATGACAGACGGATACGAAGCTGTATACCGCCAATTGCTGGGTGAAAAGGTGTTTAAAGGAAACGGGCAATTGGTGACTCAACTCAATTAA
- a CDS encoding glycosyl transferase group 1 (similar to AA sequence:cyanobase_aa:LBDG_05330), translating to MKGKQIYPSFSLARIIGGGSMVLINEKLASVQPRSNNPRQAIALISEHGDPAAEIGREEAGGQNVYVRQVGEALSRLGWQVDMFTRKANPDDETIVQHNPHCRTIRLKAGEEKFIPRDQLFELMPEFVESFLAYQSKHHYPLIHTNYWMSAWAGLEVQKTHNVELIHTYHSLGAVKYQAVPNRPAIADTRLAVEKQILEQARCIVATSPQEEMMLRSLVSDQGRIEVIPCGTDLSKFHTIPKLEARQELGLKPTDEVVLYVGRFDPRKGIETLVRSFGLIKRNAADPSHLRLMIVGGSASDKSDGQERQRIEQLVHELGIAENVIFAGRVGHDRLPLYYTAADVCAIPSHYEPFGLVAIEAMACGTPVVASDVGGLKFTVVPGETGLLVPPQDSAAFAMAIGRILDDELWARKLRKRASERVQQNFSWTGVSAQLSDLYRRSLAESIMGDGVVLAPRKVAYSRVNSMPAKSLTKVS from the coding sequence ATGAAGGGTAAACAGATTTATCCTTCGTTCTCTCTTGCTCGAATTATTGGAGGTGGAAGTATGGTTTTAATCAACGAAAAGTTAGCTAGTGTGCAACCTCGATCGAACAATCCAAGACAAGCGATCGCGCTCATTTCTGAACATGGTGATCCAGCGGCTGAGATTGGTCGGGAAGAGGCAGGTGGTCAAAATGTTTATGTTCGCCAAGTCGGAGAAGCGCTCTCTCGGTTGGGCTGGCAAGTAGATATGTTCACGCGGAAAGCAAATCCGGACGATGAGACGATCGTGCAGCACAATCCACACTGCCGAACAATTCGTCTGAAAGCAGGTGAAGAGAAATTCATTCCAAGAGATCAATTGTTTGAGTTGATGCCGGAATTCGTTGAGTCGTTTCTCGCCTATCAATCCAAGCATCACTATCCATTAATTCACACGAACTATTGGATGTCGGCTTGGGCAGGTTTGGAAGTGCAGAAAACTCACAATGTGGAATTGATTCACACCTATCATTCGCTGGGTGCAGTCAAGTACCAAGCAGTTCCGAATCGTCCTGCGATCGCGGACACTCGTTTAGCAGTTGAGAAGCAAATTCTAGAGCAAGCGCGTTGTATTGTGGCAACGAGTCCGCAAGAGGAAATGATGCTGCGATCGCTCGTTTCCGACCAGGGGCGAATCGAAGTGATTCCTTGCGGAACTGACCTGAGCAAATTCCATACCATTCCAAAGCTAGAAGCACGGCAGGAATTGGGATTGAAGCCAACCGATGAAGTTGTATTGTATGTTGGACGATTCGATCCGCGTAAGGGAATTGAAACACTGGTGCGATCGTTTGGGTTAATTAAACGAAACGCGGCTGATCCATCACATTTACGATTAATGATTGTCGGTGGTAGTGCTTCTGATAAATCCGATGGACAGGAACGCCAACGGATTGAACAATTGGTGCATGAATTGGGAATTGCAGAGAACGTGATCTTTGCGGGAAGAGTCGGGCACGATCGCTTACCGTTGTACTACACGGCGGCGGATGTGTGCGCGATTCCGAGTCATTATGAACCATTTGGACTGGTCGCGATCGAAGCAATGGCATGTGGTACGCCTGTCGTCGCTTCGGATGTTGGCGGCTTGAAGTTCACTGTTGTTCCGGGTGAGACTGGCTTGCTGGTTCCGCCTCAAGATTCAGCCGCGTTTGCAATGGCGATCGGGCGAATTTTGGATGATGAACTGTGGGCGAGAAAGTTACGCAAACGGGCATCGGAACGGGTGCAGCAGAATTTTAGCTGGACTGGCGTTTCGGCGCAGTTGAGTGACTTGTATCGAAGGTCGCTGGCGGAGTCGATTATGGGCGATGGAGTCGTTTTGGCTCCGAGAAAAGTCGCTTATTCCAGAGTGAATTCGATGCCTGCGAAGAGTTTGACGAAAGTTTCGTAG
- a CDS encoding ATP-dependent DNA helicase RecQ (similar to AA sequence:cyanobase_aa:LBDG_25890) — MSISSPTALESLSLEEALKHYFGYDSFRPGQREIIDHTLSNRDQLVIMPTGGGKSICFQLPALLKPGLMIVVSPLIALMQDQVELLRDNGISATFLNSSLSSEERRSRGRAVMEGRIKLLYVAPERLLSEDFLQGVMPHIVERVGISAFAIDEAHCVSEWGHDFRPEYRQLSVLRSRYPNIPIIALTATATERVREDIVQQLNLHQPRIHVSSFNRTNLYYEVRPKTKTVYQDVVKHIKETPGSGIIYCLSRKRVEEIATRLKQDGIAALPYHAGLDNETRKENQTRFIRDDVRVIVATIAFGMGINKPDVRFVIHYDIPKNIEGYYQESGRAGRDGELSTCTLFYSYADVKTIEYIISQKVDPNTGDPLEDEQRIATQQLRRVINFAEATECRRTIQLSYFGENFPGHCENCDNCKFPKPVEDWTVEAQKFLSCVARFAQRGRAFGMNHTIDVLRGSKSKRVLDNHHETLSTYGIGKDISAEDWKMLGRSLIHQRLVDESSDGYSVLKLNDLSWEVLRGERKVSIAIDKQKPALTVPQITPVDTPESEQLFTRLQQLRKRLADEQSVPPYVVFSNASLRLMSQQQPQTRQQFSNISGVGTRKLAQYGEVFLAEIRSFRQEIGLPVQTETAPEPKVTKLDSAPVPPGANEATYTQLYTLELFQRGMKPSDIAEERNLRLSTIMTHLAELIEMKYPVELDRLISSDRQAKILEAVQQADEFSLAKIRDRLDETYGWDEIRLMRSWWNAQNS, encoded by the coding sequence ATGTCCATTTCTTCCCCGACTGCACTCGAATCTTTGTCACTCGAAGAAGCCCTCAAACATTACTTTGGGTATGACAGTTTTCGTCCAGGACAACGGGAAATCATTGACCACACATTATCCAATCGCGATCAGTTGGTGATTATGCCAACGGGAGGCGGAAAGTCGATCTGTTTTCAGCTTCCAGCATTGCTTAAACCCGGATTGATGATCGTGGTGTCGCCGCTGATTGCATTGATGCAGGATCAGGTGGAATTGTTACGCGATAACGGAATTTCAGCCACATTCTTGAATAGTAGTTTGTCCTCAGAAGAACGTCGATCGAGAGGTCGCGCTGTGATGGAAGGACGAATTAAATTGCTCTATGTTGCACCAGAGCGATTGTTAAGTGAAGACTTCTTGCAAGGGGTCATGCCGCATATTGTCGAGCGAGTTGGAATTTCGGCATTTGCGATCGATGAAGCCCATTGTGTGTCCGAATGGGGACATGACTTTCGACCGGAATATCGACAGTTGAGTGTTTTGCGATCGCGCTATCCAAATATTCCAATCATTGCACTGACAGCAACAGCAACGGAACGAGTTCGAGAAGACATTGTTCAACAGTTAAACTTACATCAGCCTCGAATTCATGTTTCGAGCTTTAATCGCACTAATCTTTACTACGAAGTTCGCCCGAAGACTAAGACGGTTTATCAGGACGTTGTTAAACATATCAAGGAAACTCCAGGTTCAGGAATTATTTATTGTTTAAGTCGGAAGCGAGTTGAAGAGATTGCAACAAGACTCAAGCAGGATGGCATTGCTGCACTTCCCTATCACGCAGGATTGGATAACGAAACGCGGAAAGAGAATCAGACGCGATTTATTCGAGATGATGTGCGAGTGATTGTTGCCACGATCGCGTTTGGTATGGGAATTAATAAGCCTGATGTTCGGTTCGTAATTCACTACGACATTCCGAAGAATATTGAAGGTTACTATCAAGAATCAGGACGTGCAGGACGAGATGGAGAGCTTTCGACCTGTACTCTGTTTTATAGCTATGCGGATGTGAAAACGATCGAGTACATCATTTCGCAGAAAGTTGATCCGAACACAGGTGATCCCCTTGAAGATGAGCAGCGGATTGCAACACAACAATTGCGCCGAGTGATCAATTTTGCAGAAGCTACAGAATGTCGTCGCACGATTCAGCTTTCTTACTTTGGTGAAAATTTTCCAGGTCATTGTGAAAACTGTGATAACTGTAAGTTTCCGAAACCTGTTGAAGATTGGACGGTGGAAGCGCAGAAATTTCTCTCTTGTGTGGCTCGATTTGCTCAGCGCGGACGGGCATTTGGAATGAATCATACGATCGATGTCCTACGCGGTTCCAAAAGCAAGCGAGTTTTAGACAATCATCATGAGACTCTCAGCACTTACGGAATCGGGAAAGATATCAGTGCAGAAGATTGGAAAATGTTGGGTCGATCGTTGATTCATCAACGCTTAGTCGATGAGTCGAGTGATGGTTATTCTGTCCTGAAACTGAATGACCTGAGTTGGGAAGTGCTTCGGGGAGAGCGGAAAGTTAGTATTGCCATTGATAAACAAAAACCCGCATTGACTGTTCCACAAATTACGCCTGTTGATACACCAGAATCCGAACAGTTGTTTACTCGACTGCAACAACTCCGAAAACGGTTAGCAGATGAACAATCCGTACCACCTTATGTCGTGTTCTCGAATGCAAGCTTGCGATTAATGTCACAGCAACAACCGCAAACCCGTCAACAGTTCTCGAATATTTCTGGAGTGGGAACTCGGAAGTTAGCACAGTATGGCGAAGTATTCTTGGCAGAGATTCGATCGTTTAGACAAGAAATCGGGTTGCCTGTACAGACTGAGACTGCACCAGAACCAAAAGTGACAAAGCTCGATTCTGCTCCTGTGCCACCGGGTGCAAATGAAGCGACTTACACTCAGCTTTATACGCTTGAATTGTTCCAGCGAGGGATGAAGCCGTCAGACATTGCAGAGGAACGGAACCTGCGATTAAGCACTATCATGACGCACTTGGCGGAATTGATTGAGATGAAGTATCCGGTGGAACTCGATCGATTAATTTCGAGCGATCGACAAGCGAAGATTCTCGAAGCCGTTCAGCAAGCGGACGAGTTTTCATTGGCTAAAATTCGCGATCGTCTAGATGAAACGTATGGTTGGGATGAAATTCGATTAATGCGATCGTGGTGGAATGCTCAGAACAGTTAA
- a CDS encoding hypothetical protein (TM2;~similar to AA sequence:cyanobase_aa:LBDG_25900), protein MTVIDRVNGMNKVGVAYMLWLGGLFGVSGLHRLYNGEKVTGVLWLGTFGLFGFGQLLDLILIPKMVEVHNARLAEKYQPLLDSNPSALKIEQVTLNPAKFLGAKSPTLVDSAPSVTQQQATIALLKAADSNGGKLSVTQGVMATGLSFQQVEALLTGMLKSGYVELVNDPETGIVLYEFREL, encoded by the coding sequence ATGACGGTAATCGATCGAGTCAATGGTATGAACAAAGTCGGTGTCGCTTACATGCTCTGGTTAGGCGGATTATTCGGTGTGTCGGGATTGCACCGTTTATACAATGGCGAAAAAGTGACGGGTGTTCTCTGGCTCGGAACATTCGGATTGTTCGGCTTTGGGCAATTGTTGGATTTGATTTTGATTCCGAAAATGGTCGAAGTGCACAATGCGCGATTGGCTGAAAAATACCAGCCCTTGTTAGACAGCAATCCATCCGCGCTCAAAATCGAGCAAGTCACGCTCAATCCTGCTAAATTCTTAGGCGCGAAATCTCCGACACTGGTTGATTCTGCTCCGTCTGTCACTCAACAGCAAGCGACGATCGCACTGCTCAAAGCCGCAGATTCAAATGGTGGAAAACTCTCAGTCACTCAAGGTGTAATGGCGACAGGATTAAGCTTTCAGCAAGTTGAGGCACTTCTCACAGGAATGCTGAAAAGTGGCTATGTTGAATTAGTAAACGATCCTGAAACCGGAATTGTTCTATACGAATTCAGAGAGCTTTAA